The Salvelinus namaycush isolate Seneca chromosome 16, SaNama_1.0, whole genome shotgun sequence genome has a segment encoding these proteins:
- the LOC120061487 gene encoding peptidyl-prolyl cis-trans isomerase FKBP1A-like, with the protein MGVEIETITPGDGRTFPKKGQTCVVHYVGSLTDGRKFDSSRDRDKPFRFKIGKQEVIRGWEEGVVQMSVGQRAKLTCSPDFAYGAKGHPGIIPPNATLIFDVELLSLE; encoded by the exons ATGGGAGTAGAAATTGAGACAATAACCCCGGGCGATG GAAGGACCTTCCCTAAAAAAGGACAGACGTGTGTGGTGCATTATGTTG gcTCCCTGACGGATGGACGCAAGTTTGACTCCTCCCGTGACAGGGACAAGCCCTTCAGGTTTAAAATAGGAAAACAGGAAGTGATACGTGGCTGGGAAGAGGGAGTCGTGCAG ATGAGTGTCGGTCAGAGAGCCAAGCTGACCTGCTCGCCTGACTTTGCCTATGGGGCAAAGGGCCACCCGGGGATCATTCCACCCAACGCCACCCTCATCTTTGATGTTGAGCTACTGAGCCTTGaatga